A single window of Triplophysa rosa linkage group LG20, Trosa_1v2, whole genome shotgun sequence DNA harbors:
- the cldn19 gene encoding claudin-19 isoform X1 yields MANSGFQLLGYFLALGGWIGIISTTVLPQWKQSSYAGDAIIMAVGLYEGLWMSCASQSTGQVQCKIFDSLLSLDMHIQTCRALMIISVLMGFIAIIVSVVGMKCTKVGDNNPSTKSKIAISGGSLFLLSGLCTLVSVSWYATQVSSHFFDPNTPLNARYEFGPALFIGWAAAILMMLGGSFLCCSCVNDERRGQQFYRQSQPSTAREANVKSSPPDKGEQYL; encoded by the exons ATGGCTAACTCTGGGTTTCAGCTGCTTGGCTACTTTCTTGCTTTGGGTGGATGGATTGGTATCATCTCCACCACGGTGCTTCCCCAATGGAAGCAGTCGTCGTACGCCGGGGACGCCATCATCATGGCCGTGGGTTTGTACGAGGGCCTCTGGATGTCCTGTGCGTCTCAAAGTACAGGCCAGGTGCAGTGCAAGATCTTTGACTCCTTGCTTTCCCTGGATA TGCACATTCAGACGTGTCGAGCTCTGATGATCATCTCGGTGCTGATGGGATTCATCGCGATCATTGTGAGTGTCGTCGGGATGAAGTGCACGAAAGTGGGTGACAACAACCCATCTACCAAGAGCAAGATCGCCATCTCTGGTGGAAGCCTCTTCCTGCTCTCAG GTTTGTGCACGCTGGTGTCTGTGTCGTGGTACGCCACGCAGGTGTCCTCCCATTTCTTCGACCCAAATACGCCACTTAACGCCAG ATATGAGTTTGGCCCCGCCCTGTTTATAGGATGGGCGGCAGCCATCTTGATGATGCTGGGCGGGTCATTCCTCTGTTGCTCCTGCGTGAACGATGAAAGAAGAGGACAACAGTTCTACCGGCAATCTCAACCCTCTACAGCCAGGGA AGCAAATGTTAAAAGTTCTCCACCAGACAAAGGGGAGCAGTACTTGTAG
- the cldn19 gene encoding claudin-19 isoform X2 produces the protein MANSGFQLLGYFLALGGWIGIISTTVLPQWKQSSYAGDAIIMAVGLYEGLWMSCASQSTGQVQCKIFDSLLSLDMHIQTCRALMIISVLMGFIAIIVSVVGMKCTKVGDNNPSTKSKIAISGGSLFLLSGLCTLVSVSWYATQVSSHFFDPNTPLNARYEFGPALFIGWAAAILMMLGGSFLCCSCVNDERRGQQFYRQSQPSTAREDELLSETSFPD, from the exons ATGGCTAACTCTGGGTTTCAGCTGCTTGGCTACTTTCTTGCTTTGGGTGGATGGATTGGTATCATCTCCACCACGGTGCTTCCCCAATGGAAGCAGTCGTCGTACGCCGGGGACGCCATCATCATGGCCGTGGGTTTGTACGAGGGCCTCTGGATGTCCTGTGCGTCTCAAAGTACAGGCCAGGTGCAGTGCAAGATCTTTGACTCCTTGCTTTCCCTGGATA TGCACATTCAGACGTGTCGAGCTCTGATGATCATCTCGGTGCTGATGGGATTCATCGCGATCATTGTGAGTGTCGTCGGGATGAAGTGCACGAAAGTGGGTGACAACAACCCATCTACCAAGAGCAAGATCGCCATCTCTGGTGGAAGCCTCTTCCTGCTCTCAG GTTTGTGCACGCTGGTGTCTGTGTCGTGGTACGCCACGCAGGTGTCCTCCCATTTCTTCGACCCAAATACGCCACTTAACGCCAG ATATGAGTTTGGCCCCGCCCTGTTTATAGGATGGGCGGCAGCCATCTTGATGATGCTGGGCGGGTCATTCCTCTGTTGCTCCTGCGTGAACGATGAAAGAAGAGGACAACAGTTCTACCGGCAATCTCAACCCTCTACAGCCAGGGA GGATGAGTTGTTGAGTGAGACTAGTTTCCCTGACTGA